Part of the Notamacropus eugenii isolate mMacEug1 chromosome 5, mMacEug1.pri_v2, whole genome shotgun sequence genome is shown below.
agttgAGATAGGGAAAAACCTGAGAGAAGAAGATAAGTGAAGAGTTTCACCAAGGTGGTTGTAGTTCAAGGACAGAAGGAAGTGAATAGGAGAAATGTTGCCTTGGCAACTAGTTATTGGTAAGAGAAAATGCCGAGTcgaggatgatacctaggttgcAAGTCTAGATGACTGGGAGGACGGTGGTTCTCTCTATAATCAGTGTAAAGTTAGGAAGATGAGAGTGTTTGTGGGGAACAACAATGAGTTCACTTTTGAAAATGTTCAATTTGCGATGTTTATGGAATATGAAGTTCCATTCatccagtaggcagttggaaatACAAGACTTATATCCTTACTGATATAAGTAAGGAATGGGTAAATTGACCAGAGAATTATCCATTTGGATTATTGAATCCATTGGAGCTGATGAATCATGGATGATACTTACAATTAGCAGATACGTCCTTGACTACAAGCCAGTAAGGGAGACTGAAAAAGAGCAGTCAGACAAGTAGCAGAAAACCATGGGagaatagtgtcatggaaacccaaagggaaaaaagtaccgaggagaagagggagattaACAGTGTGAGAGGTCAAGAGAGGTCAAGAGGGACGAATATTCAGAAATAGTCATCAGTTCTTGGTAATTCTGTGGTTATAGATATACAGCATTTGAACTGTCACATTATTATCCTTTCCTTTACAGGCTTCAgctgtgtgttttctttcctttgttcacATAGCTAGTCCATGATTATTCCTACTAAAAATCCCacgttttcactttatttttcttgctcaatcatatataaacaaaaatttttaacatttcatttttaaaatttagagcttcaaattctccctttccctccatcaCATGCCCCTCCTTTAGAAGGTGAGCAATTTTATACAGATTATGTATGTGCTTctatacaaaatatttccatatgagCTATATTTGAattgagaaaacaaataaaaaacactaAGATTGATaaagttgctgttgttttttaagtgtgattcaatctgcattcaaatttcatcagttctttctttgtggatagtggatagtatttttcatcataagtcattTGAAATTGTCTCAtgttattgtattgctgagaatagctaatcaTTCACAGTTGAAAAAAACCCATTTTGTAAGCCTGAGAGACTCATAAAGATTGTCAACTTAGAGCAAAGAAAAGTGGTCATCTGAACAGACTGAAATACATAGCTGTGCTTAGGAAACAATGTATTCCTGATGTTTAGATGTCTTATGCTTACAATATTCACATGAGCTAGAGGATGtatttccatttgacaaatggagaaactgaggcccagggagaagaAACATCTTGATGAAGATCACAAAACTATATTGCTGGCAATTCTCAGATACAACATGGGCCATTCCATGGGTAGAGTTATGAGAGTATGTTATTGGAGACTTAGTTTATCTTTCTTCCCAAGATTTTGAGCATCATCATGGCTCACAAATGTAAAGCTTCCTTAGGGCTGCCTTCATATCTTTGTTTCTCATACTATAGACAACAGGGTTCAGGGTTGGGGTGAGGATGGAGTAAAATATAGCAGCTAGGCGCCCTTGAAGTGGGGAGTAGCCATTAGCAGGCCTCATGTAGGCTGAACTACCAGTTCCATAAAAGAGGATTACTGTGATGAGGTGGGAGGAACAGGTGGAGAAGGCCTTCTGGCGACCTTGTGTTGACTTGATGCGGAACACAGTGATGACAATCTGGATGTAGGAGAGAACAGTAAGTACAAAGCAgctcatgatcacacagccaCTAACAACAAAGCCAGCTGCCTCATGTTTGTGAGGATCAGTGCAAGACAATCTGAAGAGAGGTGGGAGATCACAGAAGAAATGTTCCAGCATGGTGCCACAAAAAGACAGGGTGAAGGTATTGGCTgtgtggaaggaagaaaagaacagCCCACTCACCCAGACCACACCCACCAGGGCACAGCAAAACTGTTGGGTCATGGTGGACCCATAGCTTAAGGGCTGGTAGATTGCCAGACAGCGGTCATAGGCCATGGAGGTGATGAGGAAACACTCAGTAGCTCcacagaagacaaaaacaaaaagttgaGCTGCACATGCTGGGAGAGAGATGACTTCTGAGCCAGCCATGGCAGCAAAGAGGGCCCGGGGCAGTGTGGTGGAGGTGGAACACAAGTCAATGAATGATAGATGCttgaggaaaaagtacatgggtgTGTGCAGATGAGAATCCAGAGTCACTGCTGTGATGATGGAGATGTTTCCAAGCAGAGAGAATATGTAGATGAAAAGGAAGATAGTAGCACTAATAGTCTGCAGTTCGGGAATGACTGAGAAGCCCTGGAGAATGAATCCAGGAATCCTGGTGCAATTGGTCATTTTCTGTCCTCTGAAAATTCTAGCAGCCATAGGGCATACACTGGGTAGGTGCATTagaaaaaaatctgggaaggAAATGAAGGCTCAGGCACAACATCAGAAAATCTCATGACCTGGAAGATTATTTTCCTCCCCTTTAAACAGAGTCCTCCCTACAAGGTAGACTGTCTGAGTTTGTGAAGAGCTAATGGTGACATCATATCACCTACCCTCCTATACATAGTAGATTTCTGCAATAAGTAGCCATCTGATTGGATTCCATAAGTGATGAAGGGTAGCATATTTCACTTTTTAGAATTGTATTatatttctacttcttccttgTATCTAGCTGAAAACCTATAAATGTATGTTCACCTATTTTTCTGGGACCATACAAATAAAATATGAGGTAGCATGGAACATTACAAAGAACATtatatttggaattggaagatcCTAGTTTGTTTGTGTCTTGTGTTGGCCACTCAGGTAACTTGACccagtcacttcatctcttgtGGGATCACTTTCCTTAGTTGTAAAAGAAAGTGATCTGACTAGAGAATCTAATTAACAATAGTAATCCTTTCCCAGATCTATATCCTATAATCTTTCTTCTACATGACAGTTCTTCGAATGCTTGAAAGCAGCTATTTCTTCCTCAATGATGTCTCTTTGAtaagctaaaaaataaaacaaagttctCTCAAATTTTCAACCAGAAGATTTCTAGACCTCTCACTCATATTGTCACCTTACTTTGAATGCACTCCAGCTTGACAATGTACCTCCTAGAATGCTGTGCCCACAATGGAAGATGGCACATTCCTGATGTTATTTGATGATGATACCCAaactaaaggaaaagaagagagttcttatttagaagagaaagtgaggagaatTGATGACCATAGTTCATTCTTTAGGCAAGTAAATCTACTGTCACCTCCATATGTCACCTGCAGCAGAACCTCCATGTCTTTGTTGACCCTGTTATCTGTATGTAGAGTATTTTCCTTCCCCTTATTTATGTGTTAAATTTACAATCACCCTTTAAAGTCCAACTCGAACATCACAATCTCTAGGATCCCCCTGGTTCACAATGTTTACCTTTCCTTTCATATTTTGTCTTTCAGCACTCTGATGAAATCATTCTCCTCTCTCCTATTTGCTTTGGATTCTGAACTTCACTTCATGCTTCAGCCACCTCCTCAGCCTAGAAATTCCATTACTCTCTGTTGTCTTGTCATTCTGGAACATCCCTCCACTCCTGTGACTCTTTTGCCCATTGCTGAGTTCTTCCTGGAATAGCCATTTTGAAGCCAGCCATTACTCAGTCCTCTTCTGACCCTACTTCTGACACTCCAAACATTGATACTACGCCCTCTGTTGGTACCTTTCCCACTTCCCGCTTACCAgctaccttccccctccccctgacTAGAATGTGTGATTTCTGAAGGCAGACACAggctttttcttgtatttgttctCTGGAATTCaccataatgcctggcacacagtaagtgcttaataaatatttcttggctTGTTCGGCAAAAGCAGCATGGCTCATGTTTACACTGTGAGTTAAAATTCACGAAGCACCTTACACTTTTTGTCACTTAATTATGAATACATACACCTAACTGTGATTATGTCTCATCCCTGCTTCTCCATCTACTCCTTCCCTGCTTTTCACAAATATGTTCaggtagcagtagcagtagcagcagcagcagcagcagcagcagcagcagcagcagcagcagcagtagcagtagtagtagtgatgataatgataatgatgatgatgacgatgattagataactaatatttataaagatttatgatttacagattttttttacatataggaTTACCATTGATACAGACATTCTGTGACGTACATACTACTATTCTCcacattgtacagataaggaaactggtgTTTAAGTGGTTAAATTGTTTTCCATGAACTACACAGTCAATGCATGATTAGAACTCAAACTTTTGTCAATTAAAATATAGTATTGTAGTCATTAAATCAACTAAACTAATTATTTCCATTCcattgtaaagaaaaagataTCTGTCACTTGGCACCTATTCAAgttattttcctatttctcttttcccctttactGCCAACCCCCAAGAAAGAGTTGTCTTTGCTACCCCTGGTACCTGTACCCATAATGCTTAATCATCCTAACATTTCTCTTGAATTCCAACAACTtagtttgaattcaaatttaaacACTCAAGTTCAGTACTATCTTTACTGTGTCCCCCAGCTGCCCTCAGGTTTCCCATAGGTGCAATGTTTTTTCTGAACTGTCCTCTCGTTTGGACTGCCAAGATCTACTCCCCTCATAAGTGCATGTCTGGTAGTCTTTTCTGCTACAAAGTTTCCGTCTTCttgatatttcttatttcctcataTGACTATTATTTCCACATATATCCTCTGATGTAAGTATCTGCTCACGGCTGGATACTTTGTATCATAGGGTCCAGTAGCATTGCAATTATGGCGATTGTGTGTGTTGGGCAAGGGGTTTGGGGGTGCGGGCTGTCAGGGATGGAGGAGAAAGTCCTTACCAAAGAACTCCATATTGAACCGAAGCTTTTCTAGTTGAAATGTGTCCAGTCATTTAAAGCCCCTAGATGCCTGTTTGCCAAGTCAATTACCTCTTCTCCTTTTGACTCAAATAGGTTCACGTTTCATAAAAGGACTCCAGGGTGTAGACACATCTTGTTTTCATTCAGATCTCatcatgcaaaaatatattttttattgcattgacTGAGCTTGGGTGGAGGTGGGGCTGAGGAGGGGACCATGTCCTCCTTTGGCACCCTATGAAGCTTTCCTTAATCCTGCTGGTTATTAATGTTCTTTCCCTTCAAATTATTTTGTACCAAGCAATTAACGCTCATTtaatactatatgccaggcattaaaTTAATCACTGAGCACACAAAGAAAAGGGAACATCAGTGTATTTACATTCTAATGCGTCTTTGTACATGCTGTATCCCTCTCTTAAaggcaaaaattttatttttcatttctatccattgtgcccaGTTCAGTGTGTAGCATATATTTAGTATatctttttatatgtgtataatcaaagctgtgtattttttttttcagtagcaatgtatggctatgAGAATTAGACATAAGGAAAATGGAATCTACAGTTTCCAGTTGTGCTCCTGGAGAAGACTATTGTgtgtcccttggacagcaaggaaatcaaatcagtcaatgctTAAAGAGATTAATTCAGACTCTTCACTGGAGGGACAAATCCTGAAACTtgaatactttggccacataatgaaaagagatgactcattggaaaagacccttaTGCTCTGAAAggctgaaggcaaaaggaaaaggcaagaaaaaagatGGTAGAGGatggatgagatggatagatagtatggTCGAAGCAACAAACTTGAGGTTGGAAAGACTTCAAGGGACAGTGAAGGATGGAAGGAACTGGAGTGGAATGATCCAGTGGGTTatgaagagttgcacatgactcAGTGACTGATCACTATCTGTGTAacctacatgtgtgtatatgtatatatgcacacacacatatataaaactgtAAATATTAgtaggtttgtttgtgtgtgcatatatatgcatacatgtggacttgtgtatatattttcataatgtgtatattcatatgtgtatttatgtgttaTACATTATGTATCCATGTATGCAGTTGAACTGAATTCAGTATAATTTGTTACTTGAGGAAGTGGAGTatctcttttctaaatttttaatcTTCCCTAATATCTAACTCAGGTCTGCATGTAATAGACATTCAATTGAAATTGTTAGTTTTATTGGAAAATCCCTCTCTTATGagataatacattttttttggaCTTCTTGAAAGCATTCTTTCTTATATTGGATTAAAAGCTATCTTAAAACTTCCACCACATTCTGTCCTCTAATCAATCTAGTATTCTGTCACCAGAAGTAACCTTCTTCACGGTCTCCTCCTGGATTCTTAATCCTTTTGTGTCATTGACCTCTTTTTCAGTCTGGTGAAACCAACAGAGACttcagaataaatttttaaatgaatataatacaatatttGGTATAATGGAAGAAAGCAAGTAtaaatatgtgtgtctgtataattatataaatacagaCACATATGCGTACACAATTCTATGAAATAAATGTAggatgtatgcacacatatatctacctatccactgtatatatatgtacgtgtggaGAAGATTTTATACAGTATGTGAATATCATAAAGAGAATCAATTCTGCAAGATTTTAGAACTGATCTTTTCAATTGAAAACCAAGAAGATGAGGCAAAACATTCATATTGTGACAGAGTCTCTGAGCTTAAGATGCTGAACAGGACATATCATCAGCTACTGCTAATATGGGAATTTATTGTTGCTGGATTTTGTAGAtttatgttgagatatttttggtttgatttggtttgttttttaaatttgttcaaCACAGGAGTAAAGGGAGggacagattaataaaaatgcttttttaatgaaagagaaagcaaagacctttaagaggcagaggtgaaggagtTTCTTCCATGTGGGGGATTGCCAATGCAAAGGGGAAACCTGGAAGGGGAAATCCTGAGTTTGAGGAAACGTCAAGCTGACCAGTTTGAATTGAATATAGAATGCACAAAGGGGAAATCAAAAGCAGTTAATGTAGTTAGTTCAGCTGTCAATAGTACACTCCACTATGCCTTGTGTGCACATTGTAGCAGACAATGACCAAAGGgagttggagaagaggaaaggtaagggaaaaaagaggggaaggcaGGGGAAAGACAAGAAGTAGAGATAAGGGGAGAGAAGGTATgggaaatggagaggagagaaagggcaaGGAGGTATGAAGGAAAaggtgaagagaagagagaattggAGGGAGGAGGCAAAAGACCAGAGAAACAGAGTATGGTGGAAAGATGAGGAGAGCAAGATGGGAAGagcaaggaagacagaaaggagggaagggtgaCAAGTGCTGTCAAAAAAATAACTCCTACGTCATGCTTTggactaaacaaattatgtgaCTAAGGAAGAGTgacttttgggggagggagagaggtatgCTGTGTTCCGTTCACTGATAATAAACCCAAACATTGCTGTCTGGGGTTCTTCCTCCTCTGTGAGGCTAATGGCAATGAAAGCAACTAGGGTACCCCCAAGCAAATGATTTGAGAGAGAAACTGGAGCTGATTGGAATAAAGAACCAATGCAACATAATTTTGCTGCTGTTTACATCCATCCACCCAGGAAGTCACATCATGACTGATCTACATTTCTGAATTGTAGAGAGCATCTAACTCTCGTCAGTACATggaatagagtgctagacctggagtaagGATGACCTGatttcaattccagcctcagatacaCACGATGACCCTAGGCAGTTCACtttacttagtttcctcatctggaaaactgggatactaattGCATTTCCCCTGCAGGGTGCTGTCAGGATAAAATCAGAcagtatttataaaacacttttcaaacttCAACGTGCTATATAGATAATAATTACTTAATAGTTAATTATTTATACAAACCATTAtgtagcactttgaagtttgcaaagtatttttagAAACAGTAGCTCATTTTGTAAGTAATTGCGCTGAGTGAGTATTGCTATtagtgttattatcatcatccctaTAGAATGTTCTGGAGAACTTATTGTAATAAAACTGACATTTACAAATGTCAATTTACATGGTATACAGAGTGTTTTACCTATATGATATTACTTAGTCCCTATAGCAATCTTATTATAAAGATGCTTTCGGTAATATCCACCACCTCCCCCCAAGGATG
Proteins encoded:
- the LOC140507405 gene encoding olfactory receptor 9G4-like codes for the protein MTNCTRIPGFILQGFSVIPELQTISATIFLFIYIFSLLGNISIITAVTLDSHLHTPMYFFLKHLSFIDLCSTSTTLPRALFAAMAGSEVISLPACAAQLFVFVFCGATECFLITSMAYDRCLAIYQPLSYGSTMTQQFCCALVGVVWVSGLFFSSFHTANTFTLSFCGTMLEHFFCDLPPLFRLSCTDPHKHEAAGFVVSGCVIMSCFVLTVLSYIQIVITVFRIKSTQGRQKAFSTCSSHLITVILFYGTGSSAYMRPANGYSPLQGRLAAIFYSILTPTLNPVVYSMRNKDMKAALRKLYICEP